The following coding sequences lie in one Seriola aureovittata isolate HTS-2021-v1 ecotype China chromosome 5, ASM2101889v1, whole genome shotgun sequence genomic window:
- the si:dkey-251i10.2 gene encoding putative defense protein 3, with product MEQLLPAFLVLQVLRCVGGYPSGAPTGACEDMLPRHSGVLPQPSPAPYALLTNTRTFQPGQPITVTISGPVYRGVLLEARTGSGTNALGSWQLPPPDTKFLECSGNPQGAVTHSNTNLKGNSTVYRWIAPNSTSPVYFMATVAQQRTVFWVNVKSTTLAMGKPGGLGLATGASAGMTEEKPLLLLMIGFLMLQVLG from the exons ATGGAGCAGTTGTTGCCCGCTTTCCTTGTGCTTCAAGTGCTCCGTTGCGTTGGCGGCTATCCCAGCGGTGCTCCCACTGGTGCCTGTGAGGATATGCTGCCTCGCCACTCTGGGGTGCTGCCTCAACCTTCCCCAGCACCCTACGCTCTCCTCACCAACACCAGGACGTTTCAGCCGGGCCAGCCCATTACAG tgacAATCAGTGGACCAGTCTACAGAGGTGTGTTGCTGGAAGCCCGAACAGGCAGCGGCACTAACGCTCTGGGGAGCTGGCAACTCCCTCCTCCAGACACAAAGTTTCTTGAG TGCTCAGGGAATCCACAAGGTGCTGTTACTCATTCCAACACCAACCTGAAGGGCAACAGCACTGTATACAGATGGATAGCACCCAACTCTACAAGCCCTGTCTACTTCAT ggcCACAGTAGCTCAGCAGCGCACAGTCTTCTGGGTCAATGTGAAGTCCACCACTCTAGCCATGG GGAAACCTGGAGGTCTCGGCTTGGCAACGGGTGCAAGTGCTGGAATGACTGAAGAAaaacctctgctgctcctcatgATAGGATTTCTGATGTTACAGGTGCTGGGGTGA